The Coprobacillus cateniformis DNA window TAAAGAGGAAACAAGACGTATCTTATTAGGATTAAAAGCTCAGTATGAAAATTATCATCAAGTTCAAATCAGTGAACAAAATATAGATGATGTTATTGAGTTATGTGATCAATATTTAATTCAACGTGTTTTTCCTGATAAAGCTTTAGATGTATTAGACTTGTCATGTGTCAAAGCTCTTTTCTTAAAAGAAAAAAGTTTACAGAAAAAACATATTGAAAAAGTTATAGAAGAGATGACAGGAATGTCACTGACAACTTCTTTTTCATACCAAAATCTTGAAGAACAAATGAAACAAGAAATTATTGGACAGGATAAAGCGATTCATACAATTGTTGAATCATTAGAATCATTATTTCAATATCCTCATCCTCAAAAACCAAGTGGAATATATTTGTTGGTAGGCGGAAGTGGAATTGGTAAAACACAAACTGCTAAGTCTTTAGCAAAATTATTAAATCGTAATTTTGTAAAATTAGATATGTCTGAATATAGTGAACCAAGTAGTGTCTCTAAAATCATTGGGTCTCCACCTGGATATGTAGGATATGATGACCATTCATCAGTTTTGCACGAAATCATCTTAAAACCTAATACAATTTTGTTATTAGATGAAATAGAAAAAGCTCATCCTACTGTGATGAACTTATTTTTACAGGTCTTTGATGAGGGTGTAATAAAAGACAATCATCATCATAAGATTTCATTTAAAGATAGTTTAATTATAATGACATCAAATGTTTCCTCTCATAATCAACCAAGTGTAGGGTTTAAGAAGAAGACATTCTCACAAGAAAGTCTTAAAGATGTCTTTTCTCAAGAATTTATGAATCGTATTGATGAGATTGTTCCTTATCAGATGTTAAAGAAAAAAGATTTAAAAGAAATCTTAAAAAAGAATGCACCTGTTGAGTTATCTGATGAAATGATTCATGATATCTTGCTTGATTATGATACAACTTTAGGTGCCAGACATCTGCTTTCAAAGATGAAGAAGTATCTTGTATCAAATAGTCGTTAAACAATACTCTTCTATGATTTGAAAACGTTGTGTGTCTATTAAGATTAAATAAATTTTAAATGATAAATGTTGAAGTTGAAGGGAAGCCATTTTATAGTAAATGTCTCTTTGGCTAGTTTTAAAAACAATAGTATAAGTTTTAATAGAGACATCTTGGAGTTTTGTGATTTTGAAAATAGCTTTCGCAAGAGTATCCTGAATGTCTTCCTGTTTGGTTAAAAGAGAATCTATCTGGTCAACAACCATGATATTTTGAGGTTCTCTTTTTTTTGTTGCTTTGATAGCAAATTGTAATTTTTCACCATTGGGATTTATGTGACTATATAGATTTTGGATAAACCATCCCTGTATATATAAATAATTTCCATAAAGAAAAGCAGTCTGATTTTCAAAGAAAGGTTGACTTTGGATATCTTGTAAGATTTCAACTTCACTTTTTTGAAGATAATAAGCGAGTTTAGAAATTAAATTTTTTGATGGTGAAACTGTTATACCATTTTCAATTCTCACAATTGTGGCTGCTGAAATACCCAGTTGTTTTGCAAATTCACGTTTGGAAAGATTATGTTGTTTTCTGATATTCTTCATGTATTGGTCTAGACTCATATTTTCACCTTCTTTTCAATTATATGATATATTTTACTTTTTTGCAATGAATGAGTTGCAAAAATGAAACACAAGTGATAAACTGAAAATGTGTTACAAAAATGTATTGAATTATAAACAAAAATGAAACGGAGGGATGACGATGAGCCAATATATACTAGAAGCCAAAAAACTGACTAAGATATATGGGATACATAGTCAAAATGAATTTGAGGCATTACATGCACTTGATTTTCAGGTAGAACCAGGTGAGTTTATATGTATCATGGGACCGAGTGGGAGCGGAAAGTCAACATTTATTAATAATATTTCAACTATTGATATTCCAACCAAAGGGAGTGTTCGTATCCAAGGGGTAGACGTAAGAGAAATGTCCGCTCAAGAAATAGGACGTTTCCGATATCAAAATTTAGGATTTGTTTTTCAGGATTTTAATCTGCTAGATACTCATACACTGTTTGAAAATATCTCAATGCCATTATCACTTGCCAAGATATCTAAAGAAGATATTTTTGAGCGTGTCCATGATATGGCTAAGAATATGGGGATAGAACATTTATTAAAGAAGTATCCTTATGAATGTTCAGGAGGACAAAGACAACGTGCAGCTATATGTAGAGCATTAATTGCGCAGCCAAAAATAATTATTGCTGATGAACCAACAGGAAACTTAGATAGTGTCAACTCTCATGAGCTTTTAATGACATTGAAAAGTTTAAATGAACAAGATGGAGTGACTATTATTATGGTTTCACATGATCCTATGATTGCTTCTTATTCTTCGCGATTTGTTTACATTAAAGATGGACATATTGCTGAAACGCTTCAACGCCAAGAATTATCTCAAGATGAATACTTCCAGAAAATTGTAGATATCAATTCATTAGAATCAAGAAAGTTATTTGAGAAGCATCATGATTAAACTTGCATGGCGTGGTATTCATGAGAATTTTTCAAGGTCATTATTTTATTGGATAACTTTTGTTTTAACGACAATGTTTATTTTTATTTTTTTTAATGTCGCTTGTTCTGAAGCAGTTGGAATGACTTTTATCAATAGTAGAAATGATGTCATTACGTATTTATGTGTCTTTGTCATGACAATATGTATGATTGTTATCTTTTTTGCAAATGATTTCTATGTGAAGAAAAAGTCGAAACAAATGGCTATACGTTTGGTTAGTGGCGCAACATTTTTACAAATTACAGGATATTTACTTTCATCAACATTGTTTATTTTTTTCTGTGCTGTACCAATTGGTATTGCTTTGGCAATATTATCTATGATGTTTATTAATAATTTTATATTAGATATGTTACAAATCACAACAATTTTGAGTTTTAATCAACAGGGTATTCTTGTGACGATTGTTATTCTTTTATTTGTTGTGATATGGTGTACAATTCTCAATGTTGGATATGCATATCGAAGTTCAATACGAAATCTCTTGGTAGGAGATGTTATGGTCGATGGCTTAAAACCTGCCTTTCCTTTTCATTTTGATATCAAATTTACAAAATATCTCTATTCAATCATGTTTTTATTACCTATTTGTTTGTTTTATATCTATGGAAATGAACCAACAGCAATGATTCTTTTCTCTGTTATAGGAATGATTGGTCTTTATGGTTTGTGGAGTAAAATGCTGGTTCCATTTTTAGATCAATACATTATGAATCATATTGATTATTCAGAAAAAACAGTTTACATTGGTTTTATGAGAAGAGATCTTGTTTTCATGAAGAAGAATTTGATTCTTTTTATCATGAGTACAATTCTTATAATTACATTGCTCGTTTCCAATTTATCTGATTCTATGACTGTTGTTTTATGTTTTGTATCTTATGTTGTTATTCATTGTTTATTATCATTAACAGTAGTTTTTAGATTTTTAGTAGAAATACTTGGAAGAAAGAATGTTTTTTTAACATTATCTCGGATTGGTTATGAACGAAAACCTCTTCTTTCTATTATTAGAAAAGAAGTTATTGTTTTTTTTGGAATATTGATGGCTGTTTGTTTGATTTATATTGGAAATATATTGTTTTCACTATATATTCATAATCTGATGAAATTTGATTTTATTATAATGTTGATAACTTTTTTTGTTGGACCATTATTGATATGTGGATGTATTGTCTTTTTTACATATCAAAAAAATATTCTTTAGAATTTAGATAAGGTAATATTTATTATTTTGGCTATCTTTTTAAGAAATGGGATTGTATAATATAAAAAAGGTGGGTGGAATATATGTATAGTGTCATTATTTTATGTGCTGGAAAAGGCACAAGAACAGGTTTAGATTATAATAAAATGCTTTATGAGTTTAATGGAAAAACAGTTTATGAAATGACTTTGGAGAATTTTATTCATGATTCAAAATGTGGTCAAATTATTGTTGTTACACAGCCTTTTGAAAGAAAACTGTTTGAGAGACTATCAAAAGATTCACGTATTGAATTTGCTGATGGAGGACAGGAAAGACAAGATAGTGTGTATGAAGGATTGAAGAAGACAAAAGGTGATTATGTTCTTATACATGATGGGGCAAGACCATTTGTAAAAAGAAAACATATTGATGCTTTATTAGAATGTTTAAAAGTGCACAGTGCCTGTTTACTTATGGTTCCTTGTAAAGATACAATTAAAAAAGTTGTCAATGGGAAAGTTGTTGAGACTTTAAAGCGTTCTGAATTAATGCAGGCGCAAACGCCTCAAGCTTTTCATAGAGATGTGATTGTTGATGCATATTCACAAGGAATTCTAGAAGAATATCAAGCAACTGATGATGCTCAAATGGTTGAAAAATTTAGTGATGTTAAGGTATATGCCATTGTTAGTGATTATGAAAATATAAAAATTACCACTCCTGAGGACTTAAGAGATATTTAATGAATATGATTAAAGGGGTGATGTTGTGAAGAAAAATACAAAACATAGTTTTTTAGTCATTGTTGTTTTGCTATGTGTATGTTTTATTGTTTACTTTTTGTTTCCTAGACCAACATGTTCATTATCCTCTTTAGATAAACGAGCAGTTTGGTTTTCTTATTCTGATCTAGCTAAGTTTTCATATGAATCAAGAGATGCTTTTATAGAAGATTTCTCAGAAGCATTAAGGGTTGTAGATAACTATAAAAATAATACAATTATTGTTCAGGTCAGGCCATTTGCTGATGCATTATATCAATCTAAAATTTATCCAATATCAAAAGTCATTTGTCATCGCTCTTCATTGTCTTTTGACCCTC harbors:
- a CDS encoding ABC transporter ATP-binding protein, whose amino-acid sequence is MSQYILEAKKLTKIYGIHSQNEFEALHALDFQVEPGEFICIMGPSGSGKSTFINNISTIDIPTKGSVRIQGVDVREMSAQEIGRFRYQNLGFVFQDFNLLDTHTLFENISMPLSLAKISKEDIFERVHDMAKNMGIEHLLKKYPYECSGGQRQRAAICRALIAQPKIIIADEPTGNLDSVNSHELLMTLKSLNEQDGVTIIMVSHDPMIASYSSRFVYIKDGHIAETLQRQELSQDEYFQKIVDINSLESRKLFEKHHD
- a CDS encoding FtsX-like permease family protein, with translation MIKLAWRGIHENFSRSLFYWITFVLTTMFIFIFFNVACSEAVGMTFINSRNDVITYLCVFVMTICMIVIFFANDFYVKKKSKQMAIRLVSGATFLQITGYLLSSTLFIFFCAVPIGIALAILSMMFINNFILDMLQITTILSFNQQGILVTIVILLFVVIWCTILNVGYAYRSSIRNLLVGDVMVDGLKPAFPFHFDIKFTKYLYSIMFLLPICLFYIYGNEPTAMILFSVIGMIGLYGLWSKMLVPFLDQYIMNHIDYSEKTVYIGFMRRDLVFMKKNLILFIMSTILIITLLVSNLSDSMTVVLCFVSYVVIHCLLSLTVVFRFLVEILGRKNVFLTLSRIGYERKPLLSIIRKEVIVFFGILMAVCLIYIGNILFSLYIHNLMKFDFIIMLITFFVGPLLICGCIVFFTYQKNIL
- a CDS encoding helix-turn-helix domain-containing protein, with protein sequence MSLDQYMKNIRKQHNLSKREFAKQLGISAATIVRIENGITVSPSKNLISKLAYYLQKSEVEILQDIQSQPFFENQTAFLYGNYLYIQGWFIQNLYSHINPNGEKLQFAIKATKKREPQNIMVVDQIDSLLTKQEDIQDTLAKAIFKITKLQDVSIKTYTIVFKTSQRDIYYKMASLQLQHLSFKIYLILIDTQRFQIIEEYCLTTI
- a CDS encoding AAA family ATPase — encoded protein: MLTQFHEKAQKAIVIAESIAFDLGHSSVGSEHLLLSLLKIKDCPFSKILKTYHVDDEMIYEDVVRLFGEKDIQPFYMEYSEVVKKILEDAMSMSEAKKESKVSLNTLSIAMLLQKESVAVELLNKYHVPFDEIKKELSEEKSLLHELDLIHELTNFNHLVQKQERLMIGRDKELEQLFLTLCKKEKNNALLIGKAGVGKTALVEKLALKINSHEVPAILKDKVIYELSLSSIVAGTKYRGEFEEKFKKIIDKVIQAKDAILFIDEIHNLIGAGGAEGAIDASNILKPYLARKDLTIIGATTIEEYYKYFEKDQAMNRRFAVIKLNENSKEETRRILLGLKAQYENYHQVQISEQNIDDVIELCDQYLIQRVFPDKALDVLDLSCVKALFLKEKSLQKKHIEKVIEEMTGMSLTTSFSYQNLEEQMKQEIIGQDKAIHTIVESLESLFQYPHPQKPSGIYLLVGGSGIGKTQTAKSLAKLLNRNFVKLDMSEYSEPSSVSKIIGSPPGYVGYDDHSSVLHEIILKPNTILLLDEIEKAHPTVMNLFLQVFDEGVIKDNHHHKISFKDSLIIMTSNVSSHNQPSVGFKKKTFSQESLKDVFSQEFMNRIDEIVPYQMLKKKDLKEILKKNAPVELSDEMIHDILLDYDTTLGARHLLSKMKKYLVSNSR
- the ispD gene encoding 2-C-methyl-D-erythritol 4-phosphate cytidylyltransferase yields the protein MYSVIILCAGKGTRTGLDYNKMLYEFNGKTVYEMTLENFIHDSKCGQIIVVTQPFERKLFERLSKDSRIEFADGGQERQDSVYEGLKKTKGDYVLIHDGARPFVKRKHIDALLECLKVHSACLLMVPCKDTIKKVVNGKVVETLKRSELMQAQTPQAFHRDVIVDAYSQGILEEYQATDDAQMVEKFSDVKVYAIVSDYENIKITTPEDLRDI